The nucleotide sequence GCCATGACCGGGGGACCCCCGGGGGCCAAGCTAGCACTTTCGCGCTCGCTCGCGATCCGTGGCGGATACCGGAATCCCCGGAGGGGAGTCCTACGCCTGCGGCTCCAGCGCCAGTTGCGCGGCATCCTTGGCTACCGCCTCCGCGGCCTTGTCGGCGGGCAGGACGGACGCGACCGCCCAGTAGAAGATGAAGAGCGCGAATGCGACCACGAGGCCCAGGTCGATCCACGCCGGCAGGATTTCCCGACCGCCGCCGTAGCGCCCGAGGAAGCCGATGAGCACGTGGCCTCCGAGCCACGGCAGGATCCAGATCGCGTGCCGGATGGTCTGCCAGGCGTCGGTGCGCTTGCACCAGGCGCCGAAGGCGAAGAGCGACACGCCGAAGAGCATCGCCAGCGCGAGCTTCCAGGTCGTGTCGAAGCCGCCCCAGTACAGGATCAGGTTGGCCGCGCAGAACGCGCCTGGCAGCACGAGCCACGGCGCCGGCGCGCGGTACGACCGGGGACGATCGCCGTCCACCTTCTTGAGCGCTGCCAGGGCGATCGGCGCAAAGGCATACATGATGGCGGTGGCACCGGTGGCCACGGTGACGAGCGCGATCCAGCTCTTGTAGGGCCCGAGGGCCACGAGGCCGATAGCCGAGGCGATGAGGATGGACGCGACCGGCACGCCCTTGGAGTTGGTCGTCGCCAGGATGCTGGGCATCTCGCGCTCCTCGCCGAGGGCGTACGAGAGCCGCGCCGTCGAGGTCAGGAAGACGACGCCGGTGCCGGCCGGCGAGACCACCGCGTCGATGAGGAGCAACTTGGCCAGCCAGCCGGCTCCCAGGGTGAGGGCGAGGGTGTACCAGACGCCGTAGTCGGACGGATCGGTGCCCAGGGGCCGATCCCAGTTGATCTTGACGTGGGCCGGATCGATGACGCCGATCATCACGAACTGCAAGGCGGCGTACAGGACCGCGCCGATCGCCATCGCCGTGAGGACGGCCCGCGAGAGGTCGCGCCGCGGGTTCTTGGCCTCGCCCGCAAGTTGCACCGCCTGCTCGAACCCTTGCAGCGCGAAGACCACGCCCCCTGTGAGGGCCGCGAACACGCCGTGCCAGCCATGGGGCATGAACCCGCCGCCGGCCGTGAAGTTGCCGGGGTGGAACTGGACGAACGGGAGGTACACGACCGCCAGGGCCGGGATCACGGTCTTCCAGATGACGACGATCGCGTTGCCTTCCGAGAGGACCTTCGCGGAGGCCAGGTTCAGCGCGGTGAAGACCAGCATCAGCACGACGGCCACGGCCAGGCCCGTGCTGTTGAGGAGGCCGGCGTTGGCGCCCTCTTTGGCGATCATGTTGAAGTTTTGATTGACCCACTCGACGCTGTTGACGTAGCTGATGCACGCGAGCACCTCGATGGGGGCGATGAACACCGCCTGCAGCCAGGACGCCCAGCCAGCGACGAAGCCCGCGATTGGGCCGTGAGAGTAGTACGGGAAGCGGCCGCCGCCGCCCGCGACCGGGTAGGTCGCGCCCAGTTCGGCGAACACCAGGGCGAGCAGGGAGAGCAGGCAGGCCGCCAGGATCCAGGAGACGACCGAGGCCGGGCCGGCGGCCTGCGCCGCATTGAGCGCTCCCAGGAGCCAGCCGGACCCGATGATCGAGCCCAGCGAGATGGTCATGAGGCCCC is from Candidatus Tanganyikabacteria bacterium and encodes:
- a CDS encoding APC family permease; the encoded protein is MTISLGSIIGSGWLLGALNAAQAAGPASVVSWILAACLLSLLALVFAELGATYPVAGGGGRFPYYSHGPIAGFVAGWASWLQAVFIAPIEVLACISYVNSVEWVNQNFNMIAKEGANAGLLNSTGLAVAVVLMLVFTALNLASAKVLSEGNAIVVIWKTVIPALAVVYLPFVQFHPGNFTAGGGFMPHGWHGVFAALTGGVVFALQGFEQAVQLAGEAKNPRRDLSRAVLTAMAIGAVLYAALQFVMIGVIDPAHVKINWDRPLGTDPSDYGVWYTLALTLGAGWLAKLLLIDAVVSPAGTGVVFLTSTARLSYALGEEREMPSILATTNSKGVPVASILIASAIGLVALGPYKSWIALVTVATGATAIMYAFAPIALAALKKVDGDRPRSYRAPAPWLVLPGAFCAANLILYWGGFDTTWKLALAMLFGVSLFAFGAWCKRTDAWQTIRHAIWILPWLGGHVLIGFLGRYGGGREILPAWIDLGLVVAFALFIFYWAVASVLPADKAAEAVAKDAAQLALEPQA